TGGTGGAAGCGATCGCCGCCGCCGCGCAGACGGGGCGTATCGGCGACGGCAAGATATTCGTGATCCCGGTCGAAACCGCGCTGCGCATCCGCACCGGCGAACGCGATGAAGCCGCTATTTAATCCGGATGACGTAGTCGCGCGCAGAGTGTTCGGCAGTGAGGCTGGCCCGGTCGAACTGCGCATCCACCGGCCACAACCGTGGCCGAGCGATACGATGGAGCGCGAGCCCGATTGGGTCTGTTGGTATTCCATAGCTTTTGCTGGAGGCGAGACGCGCAAACACGCCACTGCGGGCGTCGATAGTGTCCAAGCCATGCTACTTAGCTTCGCGAGTGCGGCAGGCGATCTACGGTACGTCGGCAATGGATCACCGGAGCGTCGCCCACCAGTGACATGGCTGGACGACGACGATTTGGGACTGACGACCAACCACTTCGAGTAAGGCGCCGCAACCTCGCGGCGAGAGCAAGGGAAAGACACATGGCGACGACCGCTTCGGACATCCTGACCAAGATCAAGGACGAGGAGATCGAGTGGATCGACCTCCGCTTCACCGACCCCAAGGGGAAGTGGCAGCACCTCACCATGGTCGCGTCCGTCATGGGCGAGGACGAATGGACCGACGGCCTGATGTTCGACGGCTCCTCGATCGAGGGGTGGAAGGCGATCAACGAATCGGACATGGTGCTGAAGCCCGATCTCGACGCGGTCTACACCGACCCGTTCTCGGCGACGCCGATGCTGATCGTGTTCTGCGACATCGTCGAACCCTCGACCGGCGAACTCTACGCCCGCGATCCGCGCTCGACCGCCAAGCGCGCCGAGGCGTATCTGAAGACCACCGGCGTCGGCGACACCGTCTACGTCGGCCCGGAAGCCGAATTCTTCATGTTCGACAACGTGCAGTTCGATACGAACTATGCCGGCTCCTATTTCAAGATCGACGATATCGAGCTGCCGACCAACACCGGCCGCGA
This portion of the Sphingomonas sp. FARSPH genome encodes:
- a CDS encoding DUF6968 family protein is translated as MEREPDWVCWYSIAFAGGETRKHATAGVDSVQAMLLSFASAAGDLRYVGNGSPERRPPVTWLDDDDLGLTTNHFE